In Corynebacterium ulcerans, one genomic interval encodes:
- a CDS encoding alkene reductase, giving the protein MTSLFTSAQAGALNLRNRITMAALTRLRAGEDGVPGALHAEYYAQRASAGLIVTEGTYPTLRGRGFSGQPGITDSAQQEGWRKVAEAVHAAGGSVVMQVMHAGRMSHESMNGGVSPEAPSALASGTQMRTPVGKVDLPVPHALETAELERVKQEFVAASRRAVDAGLDGVELHGANGYLLHEFLSPSSNVRTDEFGGTPENRARFVIQVVQAVAEEVGAHRVGLRISPEHNIQGVLETDREETLATYQVLLDEIRSLGLAYLSILHADYHSDFVRQLAETFDGFVILNSGFGSYTEYAEAADIVESEYADAVAVGREFIANPDLVRRWQEGIALNIPDPDTFYVGGPHGYTDYPFVD; this is encoded by the coding sequence ATTACGATGGCCGCATTAACACGGCTCCGCGCCGGTGAAGACGGCGTTCCTGGCGCACTGCACGCCGAGTATTATGCGCAGAGGGCGTCGGCAGGCTTGATTGTTACGGAGGGAACATACCCGACGCTTCGTGGGCGTGGATTTAGCGGACAACCCGGCATCACAGATAGTGCGCAGCAGGAAGGCTGGCGCAAGGTCGCTGAGGCCGTGCATGCGGCGGGTGGGAGCGTCGTGATGCAAGTTATGCATGCCGGACGGATGAGCCATGAGTCGATGAATGGTGGTGTTTCTCCTGAGGCTCCCAGCGCGCTGGCCTCAGGAACGCAGATGCGCACGCCTGTTGGAAAAGTTGATCTTCCCGTTCCCCATGCACTTGAAACAGCGGAACTTGAGCGAGTGAAACAGGAGTTTGTCGCTGCTAGCCGTCGTGCTGTTGATGCAGGTCTCGACGGTGTGGAGCTGCATGGGGCGAATGGTTATTTGTTGCACGAATTTTTAAGTCCATCCTCCAATGTGCGCACGGATGAGTTTGGCGGCACGCCGGAAAACCGAGCACGGTTTGTAATTCAGGTTGTTCAGGCAGTGGCAGAGGAGGTTGGCGCGCACCGGGTGGGTCTGCGTATTTCACCGGAGCACAATATTCAAGGCGTATTAGAAACCGACCGCGAGGAGACCCTAGCCACCTATCAGGTGCTTCTCGACGAAATCCGCAGCCTAGGACTCGCGTACCTATCGATCCTCCATGCGGATTATCACAGCGACTTTGTCCGTCAGTTGGCAGAGACCTTTGATGGATTTGTGATCCTGAATTCAGGATTTGGCTCGTATACCGAGTACGCAGAGGCTGCTGACATCGTTGAGTCAGAATACGCTGATGCAGTGGCCGTGGGGCGCGAGTTTATTGCTAATCCTGATCTCGTGCGCCGGTGGCAAGAAGGCATAGCATTGAATATTCCTGATCCGGATACCTTTTACGTGGGCGGGCCTCACGGCTATACCGATTATCCTTTTGTGGACTAA
- the rplJ gene encoding 50S ribosomal protein L10: MANPKNVSSLAELKERFADTDSIVITEYRGLTVAQITELRRTLGADVQYSVAKNTLLKLAAKEAGVEGLDDLLSGPTAIAFIKGEAVDAAKAMKKFASNNKAFVVKGGYMDGDALNADQVNAIAELDNRETTLAKLAGAMKGNLAKAAGLFNAPASQVARLGAALQEKKEA, encoded by the coding sequence ATGGCAAACCCGAAGAACGTATCGTCGCTTGCAGAGCTCAAAGAGCGCTTTGCAGATACCGACTCCATCGTTATCACCGAATACCGCGGACTGACTGTTGCTCAGATCACTGAGTTGCGTCGTACCCTCGGTGCGGATGTCCAGTACTCCGTCGCCAAGAACACCCTGCTGAAGCTGGCTGCTAAGGAAGCTGGCGTCGAGGGCCTTGATGATCTCCTCTCCGGCCCGACCGCTATCGCCTTCATTAAGGGCGAGGCTGTTGATGCCGCTAAGGCGATGAAGAAGTTCGCTTCTAACAACAAGGCATTCGTAGTCAAGGGTGGCTACATGGATGGCGATGCCCTGAACGCTGATCAGGTCAACGCTATCGCCGAGCTGGACAACCGCGAGACCACTCTTGCGAAGCTGGCAGGCGCCATGAAGGGCAACTTGGCAAAGGCCGCTGGCCTGTTCAACGCTCCTGCTTCTCAGGTCGCACGCCTCGGCGCTGCGCTTCAGGAGAAGAAGGAAGCTTAG
- the rplL gene encoding 50S ribosomal protein L7/L12, with amino-acid sequence MAKLTKDELIEAFKEMTLIELSEFVKEFEEVFEVTAAAPVAVAAPGAAGAEAAAEEKTEFDVVLEDAGAKKIGVIKAVREIVSGLGLKEAKELVESAPKAIIEAASKDDAEAAKAKLEEAGAKVTLK; translated from the coding sequence ATGGCTAAGCTCACCAAGGACGAGCTCATTGAGGCTTTCAAAGAGATGACCCTTATCGAGCTCTCTGAGTTCGTCAAGGAATTCGAAGAGGTCTTCGAAGTTACCGCTGCTGCTCCTGTTGCAGTTGCTGCTCCAGGCGCTGCTGGCGCTGAGGCTGCTGCTGAAGAGAAGACCGAGTTCGACGTCGTTCTCGAGGACGCTGGCGCTAAGAAGATCGGCGTGATCAAGGCTGTCCGCGAGATCGTTTCCGGCCTGGGTCTGAAGGAAGCTAAGGAGCTCGTTGAGTCCGCTCCTAAGGCAATCATCGAGGCTGCATCCAAGGATGACGCTGAGGCTGCTAAGGCTAAGCTCGAAGAGGCTGGCGCAAAGGTTACCCTCAAGTAA
- a CDS encoding choice-of-anchor M domain-containing protein, whose amino-acid sequence MFTRPLRSSRTSRIAAASAVVLVGLSASFAPAAWAEDLELDSGHIDAFNVTAEGGNLKLNLKEDVTGSHVLHDPDSVTLRVKEEAWTDKTAQVPEVGTSGYYLPQTQDPNLIWPGWDTNGVRAGGFGEVDINFVKVSGPGQVYAFQTGSFGGNTPILADKGFEVRSGETIVQQEPAHVHTNWVFTAPGTYTMCVQAAADGATSNVARYVWSVGNGGPNTVASCDGEGEAIAVSARSGNDDKESRPSSSSSSRSTSSATTSSKPTSSKPASAASPAKRQSLPETGPSYMTASFLVLGVGLAVFGAGTVRLVKAVTRNK is encoded by the coding sequence GTGTTCACTCGCCCTCTTCGCTCCTCACGTACTTCACGGATCGCGGCTGCTAGTGCGGTTGTTCTCGTCGGATTATCTGCTAGTTTTGCGCCGGCGGCGTGGGCGGAAGATCTAGAACTTGATTCTGGACATATTGACGCTTTTAACGTTACGGCTGAGGGGGGAAACCTTAAACTTAATCTTAAAGAGGACGTAACCGGTTCTCATGTGCTGCATGACCCTGATTCTGTGACGCTGCGCGTAAAAGAAGAGGCATGGACGGATAAGACGGCGCAGGTCCCCGAGGTAGGAACATCCGGTTATTATCTGCCGCAGACCCAAGACCCCAATCTTATTTGGCCTGGTTGGGATACCAATGGTGTTCGTGCGGGTGGTTTTGGTGAAGTAGACATCAATTTTGTCAAGGTTTCTGGCCCCGGGCAGGTTTATGCTTTTCAAACAGGTTCTTTTGGCGGCAACACACCGATCTTGGCTGATAAAGGTTTTGAGGTAAGAAGCGGAGAGACCATTGTTCAGCAGGAACCGGCGCATGTGCACACCAACTGGGTGTTTACTGCGCCTGGTACCTACACCATGTGCGTGCAAGCAGCCGCAGATGGTGCAACGAGTAATGTCGCGCGTTACGTATGGAGCGTCGGTAACGGAGGCCCGAACACGGTAGCAAGCTGCGATGGTGAGGGAGAAGCCATTGCTGTATCAGCTCGTAGTGGCAACGACGACAAGGAGAGCCGCCCATCGAGTTCGTCTTCGAGCCGTTCTACTTCTAGCGCTACTACATCTTCAAAACCTACTTCTTCTAAGCCTGCATCGGCTGCATCTCCCGCAAAGCGTCAGTCTTTACCGGAGACCGGTCCTTCCTATATGACGGCGTCCTTCTTGGTTTTGGGTGTTGGTCTAGCGGTGTTCGGCGCTGGAACAGTTCGTTTGGTTAAGGCTGTTACCCGCAACAAATAG
- a CDS encoding anchored repeat ABC transporter, substrate-binding protein, translating to MYSKTILSTRQQQAGVGALIACAFFATACGTDTKDLPSRADGITDVVASTQIVADIARNVAGNRARVTALMPRGADPHTYEPSLRDVRNVANADVIFTNGLLLEQQSVLRAIDNAAVKPAKVVALGEQSTKHGAHLLQLVEDVTLDSVWLGMRVEGTGTQLGANSHSEINIHVTGVHGADGAEAPGDAAAYLTTAFGTPEVYFNSRDGFHPERGYEGDTITLPAAAHTHVSWAFSKPGVYVIDIEAELVTERGARPIPVGASSITMAVGVSAKSAPSGASATVLEQGHQDVSINLNNKKIEIQGDAADGKDIATVYDAASTVIEVPNNTLQKIPAGPQFRFLGTPGDEVYVLPQAVLGKHVHGEVDPHLWHDVDNVIAFVKTIRDELIAADPQGAREYTTNADAYIGELGRLHQEVTDTIASIPEERRHLVTTHDGYSYLAHAYGIDVAGFVTPNPGVEPSARDLIALTNTLKNLHVPAVFLEPQLAVASTDLLETAKRLNIRVCPIRGDSFDEDVTTYIDLMRANATSLQQCLGVRRDTS from the coding sequence ATGTATTCAAAGACGATACTCAGCACCCGTCAACAACAGGCGGGGGTTGGAGCATTGATTGCTTGCGCGTTCTTTGCCACTGCGTGTGGAACGGACACAAAGGATCTTCCTAGCCGTGCCGACGGCATCACGGACGTTGTTGCATCTACGCAGATCGTGGCGGATATTGCGCGCAATGTAGCAGGCAACCGAGCTCGAGTCACTGCTCTCATGCCTCGGGGCGCAGACCCACATACGTATGAGCCTTCGCTTCGCGACGTCCGCAACGTGGCTAATGCGGACGTTATCTTTACCAACGGCCTTCTTCTGGAACAACAATCTGTGCTGCGCGCCATTGATAATGCTGCGGTAAAGCCCGCTAAAGTTGTCGCTCTTGGCGAGCAATCTACCAAGCACGGTGCGCATTTGCTGCAGTTAGTCGAGGACGTCACCTTGGATTCTGTGTGGCTTGGCATGCGCGTAGAAGGCACGGGAACACAGCTGGGCGCAAACTCACATAGCGAGATAAACATACACGTCACTGGTGTTCATGGGGCAGACGGCGCTGAAGCACCGGGGGACGCTGCTGCGTATTTGACCACTGCTTTTGGCACACCCGAGGTGTACTTTAATTCGCGCGACGGCTTTCACCCTGAGCGCGGATACGAGGGCGATACGATCACTCTGCCCGCTGCTGCGCATACGCATGTGAGTTGGGCCTTTAGCAAGCCTGGCGTGTACGTCATTGACATCGAGGCGGAATTGGTCACCGAGCGCGGTGCCCGCCCTATCCCGGTAGGCGCAAGTTCTATCACCATGGCTGTCGGCGTAAGTGCTAAGAGCGCACCCTCCGGTGCTTCTGCTACGGTGCTCGAACAAGGCCATCAGGATGTTTCTATCAATTTGAATAACAAAAAAATTGAGATTCAAGGGGACGCTGCTGATGGTAAGGACATTGCGACCGTCTACGATGCTGCATCGACGGTCATAGAGGTCCCCAACAATACGCTCCAAAAAATCCCGGCAGGTCCGCAGTTTCGTTTCCTGGGTACCCCTGGGGACGAGGTCTATGTTCTTCCGCAAGCCGTGTTGGGCAAACACGTGCATGGGGAAGTAGACCCGCACCTGTGGCATGACGTGGATAACGTTATAGCATTTGTAAAAACAATAAGGGACGAGCTTATTGCTGCTGATCCGCAAGGTGCGCGCGAGTATACAACGAATGCAGACGCGTATATCGGCGAGCTAGGCAGGTTACATCAGGAAGTAACAGACACGATTGCGTCCATCCCAGAGGAACGCCGCCACTTGGTGACCACTCATGATGGGTACTCCTATCTAGCCCACGCCTACGGGATTGATGTAGCTGGATTTGTTACTCCAAATCCAGGCGTCGAACCCTCTGCTCGTGACCTCATAGCTTTGACCAACACGCTGAAGAACCTCCATGTGCCAGCGGTGTTCTTGGAACCACAGTTGGCAGTCGCCTCCACGGACCTGCTGGAAACAGCTAAGAGGCTCAACATCCGAGTCTGCCCCATCCGAGGAGACTCTTTTGATGAGGACGTAACTACCTACATTGACCTGATGCGGGCAAATGCAACAAGCCTGCAGCAATGCCTAGGGGTGCGCCGAGACACGTCTTAA